The genome window TCGGGCGAAGAGGCCCACTCGAGCAGTTTCTTTGCCCAGTACATTCTCAGGTAGCCGTGCATCCTGCCCCAGCGTACCATTTCGAGTTGCGCTGCATTCCAGAGAGAATCGTGGGTCTTTCCCTGCTCCAGCACGTCAAGGTCATAGCACTGGGGGCGAGGATCGTGCCGATGTCGGTTGAGGGTCCGTTGTGCCCACTCGGGAAAACCGTCGAAGCGGTCGTAGGCATCGTTGAAATAGCAAAAATTGTCGGCAAGCTCCCGACGCACGATCAATTCTTCAAGAAAGGCATCACGCGATTCTGTCGGCGCGGCGGCAGCAAACGTTGCCTGCGCGACCCTCTGGGCGGAAAGCTGGCCGAAATGGAGCCAGGGGGACAATCCCGACTGCCCCATTACTGCCGGGTTATTGCGCCGGGTGGCATAGCCCGCCAGCCCGTTTTCAAGAAATCCGGCCAGGGCAGTCTGCGCCGCCCCTTCTCCCGGCGCAAGCCATCTAACCTCAGGCACCGATTCGTCAAGAACCATCCCGTCCACGGCCTCCCGCCACTGGGCGTCCGAAGGGAGCGCTCCCTGCCACGGGAACGGGTGACGTTGCAGAGGCGGAAACGGCTCCATGAAATCGGGAAGCAGTCGGCGTATTTTGGGGCGGATGGTGTAGGCCCCCCATTCCTGACGCTGCGATGCGATCCAGCAGGGGACTATATTATGGGCATCCACCTCGTCGAACGGGATCGCTATCTCCCCGGCCACCTGCCGTTTCCACTCGCGCTTGACACGGAGCGGATCGAAGTCGGCAACCAGATGCGACACCCTGTGCCGCCTCGTGAAGCCCGCGACCTCAACCCCGGGGTCGCCGGTCACGAGAAAAAAGGGAATAGCAAGCCGGTTCAGCGCAGCCCGTGTCTGCTCCAACCCTGTGAGCATGAACCGATACTGGCGTGCGGTTGCGCCGAGAAAGCCGGGAACGAGACAGAAAAGTACCCCAAGTGGCGCATTGCGGGCCAGCGCAAGCTCCTGAGCATGGATCAACGCCCAGTTGTCGGCAGCGCGCTGATCCCTGCTCATCCAATATATCACCGGGCCGGCCGTGGCCTCACCCCCCTGAAGCAGGGAACGAATCCGTCCGCAGTTCATAGCCCCCCCTTGGCTCTTCAAATTCAGGAACATTATTGTATCGCTCCCTTGGGATGATGCAAACGCCGTTCCGTGGAACATATCATTCCACGGCTCAAGTCCTGGCGCCTGGCGCCGATGAGATATCAGGGCGGACATGCAAGGACACGCCCGGCGACTATCGGTGGAGTTCATCTCTCGGTGGCCGGACGCGGGAGAGGAGGGCACACGTGGAGATCAGCAGCGTAACATCCGGCATTTCCGTTGCGCGAGCAGCAGAATCATCCGTACTTGTGGCGGATACGGTACTGGAGTCTCAAAAACTGGAGGGGCGTGCCGCCGTCACGCTCATCAGGGGAGCGGGAGCCGTGGCCGGCAGTGCAGGTGAACGTATTGACGTGTATGTGTAGGGTGTTGCACTGGTTCAGATAAAAAAAGAGGCACGGTAAACCGTGCCTCTCTGATGCATGCTCAACTGCCGTGCTGGTTTAGTCGGCCTTGGCTTCGCACTCCTCTGCCGGGTCCTTGACTTCGGAGATTTCGACTTCCGGCTCTTGGGGCTGCGCAGCGGCGATTTCGCCCGTTTCCTCAACTGCAGGCTTGGCGGAAACAGCTTGAGCCGGCGCGGCAGGCTTGCTCTTCTTCACCTTCTTTTCGAACTGTTCTTCAACGAGTTCGATTACGGAAAGAGGTGCGCAGTCACCGGGTCTGATCCCCAGCTTGATGATACGGGTATAACCTCCCTCGCGCTCCGTGTAACGGGGTGCGATTGTGGAGAAAAGCTTGGTGACAACCTTCTTGTCACGAATATATGAGGCTGCCTGACGCACCGCGTGGAGATCGCCCCTTTTGCCGAGAGTGATCATCTTCTCGGCTATGGAGCGCAGCTCCTTCGCCTTGGCATCAGTCGTAGTGATCCGCTCATGGGCAAAGAGCGAGGTCACCATGTTCCTGAACATGGCGATACGGTGACTCGTCGTTCTTCCCAGCCTTCTTCCCGCCTTATTGTGACGCATGACCTATGTTCCTTTCTTCCGGCAACCGTACGAATTATTCTTCATCCTTGCGCTCGCCGCGCAGCCTGCGCATGACTTCCGGATCGGGGAACCCTTCCAGTTTCATACCAAGCGTAAGGCCCATCTCAGCGAGTATATCCTTGATCTCGTTCAGGGACTTGCGGCCGAAGTTCTGTGTCTTGAGCATCTCGGCCTCGGTCCGGGACACAAGCTCACCAATGAGCTTGATGCCGGCGTTCTTGAGGCAGTTGGCAGAGCGCACGGAAAGTTCGAGTTCATCGACCGAGCGATAGAGATTCTCGTTGATGGGGCTTTCCCCTTCGCCAACTTCAGCCTCGCCGCTCGGTTCGGCTTCCTCGTCGAAGTTAATGAAGATGCTCAACTGCTCCTTGAGGATCTTGGCGGCAAAGGCAACCGCATCTTCCGGGATCACGCTGCCGTTGGTCCACACCTCAAGCGTAAGCTTGTCATAATCGGTCATCTGGCCGACGCGGGCATTGGAAACCGTAAAGTTAACCTTGCGGATCGGCGAGAACAGGGCGTCGATAGGAATTGTGCCAACTGGGGCCTTCTCATCGCGGTTCCGGTCTGCGGGCACATAGCCCTTGCCCACCTTCACCACCATTTCCATTTCGAAATTCGCATCCTTGGAGCATGTGGCGATGTGGTGCTCGGGATTCAGGATCTCAACCTGGGGATCGGTGATGATGTCGCCTGCCGTGATGATACCGTCGCCCTTATGAATGATCCGTACGGTCTTGGGCTCGGTGCCGTACATTTTGAGGCTTACGCCCTTCAGGTTGAGAATGATATTGGTAACATCCTCGGTCACACCGGGGATGGAGGAAAACTCGTGAAGTACCCCCTTGATCCTTACAGAGGTGATAGCTGCGCCCTGGAGCGAGGAAAGCAATACCCTGCGGAGCGAATTGCCGAGGGTCGTGCCGAATCCGCGCTCGAACGGTTCTGCATAAAATTTTCCGTATTTATTGGTAAGCGTCTCGCTTTCAACCTGAAGTTTTTTCGGACTGATCAGGTCGCGCCAGTTTCTATACATGTATATCCTCCCTGTGACGGGTTATGCGAACATTACTTCGAATAGAGCTCGACGATCAGTTGCTCCTGGATCGGCATCGTAATGTCTTCACGCACGGGAAGAATCTTCACGACACCCTTGTAAGCTTCCTTCTCAAGCTCAAGCCACTGGGGAATGCCCCTGCGCACAACCGCATCAAGAGACTCGTTGATACACGCGATCTTCCGGCTCTTTTCCTTGAGTTCGATAACATCGCCGGCACGGAGCTGGATCGAAGGGATGTTCGCCTTCTTGCCGTTCAGCGTGAAGTGATTGTGTCGAACGAGAATTCTGGCCTCGGTCCGGGATGCGGCGAAACCAAGCCGGTACACCACATTGTCCAGGCGGCGCTCGAGGAGCGAGAGCAGATTCTCACCGGTAACTCCCTTGAGGCGATCCGCCTCCTGGAAGTAGCTCCGGAACTGCTTCTCGAGGATGCCGTATATCCTCCTCACCTTCTGCTTCTCGCGCAGCTGAACACCGTAGTTGGAAACCTTCGGCCTTCCCTGCCCATGCTGTCCCGGCGGGTAGTTACGCCGCTTGATGGCACACTTATCGGTATAGCACCGCTCACCCTTCAGAAACAACTCCATGTTCTCCCTTCTGCACAGCCGGCAGGAAGGACCTGTATATCTAGCCAACTCTGACCTCCTTATTCGTGTCTATAAATGAGAAATGTTAGACTCTTCTGCGCTTGGGAGGACGGCAGCCGTTATGGGGAATCGGCGTCACGTCCCGTATGAAATTGACGTGGAAGCCGGCAGCCTGGAGTGCGCGAAGAGCCGACTCGCGACCGGAACCCGGTCCCTTTACGAAAACTTCCACGCTCCGCATGCCATGCTCCTGGGCCTTGCGTGCACACTCCTCAGCCGCGATCTGAGCGGCAAAGGGGGTGCTCTTGCGCGACCCCTTGAAGCCTTTGGAGCCGGCCGAGGACCATGCCACGACATTCCCCACGGGATCAGTGATGGTTATGATCGTATTGTTAAACGTGGCCTGGATATGGGCAACGCCGTTGGGGATATTCTTCTTTTCCTTTTTTTTCCTAACGACTTTTTTAGAAGGGCTAGCCATTATTCCTCCAGAATCCTTGTTCTATTTCTTCTTGCCTGCGACAGTTCTGGCAGGCCCTTTGCGCGTACGGGCATTGGTCTTGGTCCGTTGGCCGCGCACCGGAAGCCCTTTCCGATGGCGCAACCCGCGATAGCATCCAAGATCCATAAGACGCTTTATATCCATGGACACATCACGGCGGAGATCACCCTCCACCTTGAGGTTCTTGTCGATATAGTCCCTGATCTTGGCGACTTCTGACTCGGCAAGATTATCGGTCCGCGTGTCGGCGCCAACGCCGGTCTCGGCCAAAATCCGCTGAGCGGTCGTGCGCCCGATTCCGAAAATGTACGTGAGCGCTATCTCAATGCGCTTATTCCTCGGTAGGTCAATGCCTGCAATGCGTGCCAATGCCAGCTCCTCCTCTTAGTCTCTTAACCCTGTCTTTGGGAATGCTTCGGGGTTTCACAAATAACGCGCACAACACCTTTGCGCTTGACGATTTTGCACTTGTCGCAAATTTTTTTTACGGATGCCCTGACTTTCATAGACATTTCCTTTCACGTGCTTCGCTGGTTCTATAACTTGCTCAGTATATCAGGACCATTTTCCGTAATAGCCACTGTGTGCTCAAAATGAGCCGACATACCTTTGTCACAGGTGACTGCGGTCCATCCGTCACTGAGAATTGTAACGTGATGCCCCTTCTCGTTGATCATCGGCTCAATGGCCAGCACCATCCCGGCCTTGAGCTTCACGCCGCGCCCCGGCTCTCCGAAGTTGGGGACCTGGGGGCCTTCGTGAAGATTTTTACCTATGCCGTGCCCAACAAATTCACGCACGACTGAATAGCCTCGTGCTTCAACATAGCTTTGCACTGCGTGTGAAATATCTGAAAGCCGGTTGCCGACCACCGACGCCTCAACCGCGCGCTGGAGCGACTCTTCGGTTACGGCAAGAAGGTCGAGCACCGCTGGCCTTACGCTTCCCACCGGAACGGTAATGGCTGCATCGCCATAAAACCCGTCCACGACAACACCAAAATCGAGGCTGATAATGTCACCCTCGACCAATTCCCGGCTATTCGGCATACCGTGAACGACCTGTTCGTTAACCGAACAACAGAGCGAATAAGGAAACCCGTTATACCCCTTGAACGCCGGCCGTGCCTTACGCCTCCTTGCTTCAGCCTCGGCAAGCTCGTTGAGCTCCAGCGTGGTTATGCCCGGCCTGATGCGTGCCTTGAGGATTCCAAGAACTTCGGCGACTATTCTGCCGGACACACGCATTTTTTCAATTTCACGGGGCGACTTGAGTATGATCACCCGTTACTACTCTCAACCAGCAGCGCAATCTGGCGCTGCACATCTTCGATCGGCTCCAGGGCGTTTACTTTGCGCAGGAGCATTTCGCCCTCGTAATACGACTTCAGGGGCGCTGTCTGCTCATCATATACTTCAAGCCTGCGCCGCATGGTGTCTTCGCGGTCGTCCTCACGCTGGTAGAGTTCACCGCCGCACGCATCGCACACACCTTCGGCGCGGGGGGGGTCAAACGCGACGTGAAACGCCCGGCCACACGCACGACAGACCCTGCGTCCGACGATACGCTCCAGCAACACTCCCTTGTCGACCTCAAACGAGACAACATGCTCTATCTGCTTGCCCAACGCACCGAGCACCTGCTTCAGCGCATCGGCCTGAGCCACGGTGCGGGGGAATCCATCAAGGATAAAGCCGGACGCGCAATCAGGAGAGACCAGCCGTTCCTCCACAATACCGACAACTACGCTGTCAGGGACAAGCGCCCCCTGCTCCATGTACTCTTTCGCCTTGACCCCCATCGGGGTTTTCGACGCAACAGCAGCACGAAGTATCTCGCCGGTCGATATCTGCGGCACCCCATATGCACGAGTTAACAGGTTCGCCTGCGTGCCCTTACCGGCACCAGGCGGGCCGAGAAACACCAGATTCATGCAATACACTCCACGCCAGTATTACCGCCTGCCCCGCACCCGCACACCCTTCATGAAGCCCTCATAGCTTCGGGTGATGAGATGGGATTCGATCTGCGCCGCCGTGTCCATGCCGACGCCTACGGCAATGAGAAGAGCGGTACCCCCAAAGTAGAACGGCAGATTGAACTTGCCGACAAGAACAGACGGGAGAACGCATACGGCCGAGATATACAGCGCCCCGGCAAAGGTGAGCTTTGTCAACACCCGATCAAGATAGTCGGATGTTTCCTTGCCCGGACGAATCCCGGGAATGTATCCGCCGTGCTTTTTAACATTCTCCGCGACATCGACGGGATTAAACGAAACAGCCGTATAGAAATAACAGAAGAAGATAATAAAGGCAACATAAAAGATTTCGTAGGCCCAATTGCCTGGGGTCAGGCTTTTGGCAACTGTCTGGACCCAGGGAACATTGATGAAGTTCGCCACCGTGGCCGGGAACATGATGATGGAGGATGCGAAAATCGGCGGAATAACTCCGGCCATGTTGACCTTGAGCGGCAGGTGCGAGGTCTGGCCCCCATATGTTTTAAGCCCGACGACCCGCTTCGCGTAATGAATCGGCAACCGTCGCTGCCCTCGCTCCACATACACGATGGCGGCTATTACCAAGAACATCAGCGCCACAACGAGCAGAATCACGAACAGTGAAATTTGCCCCGTCTTGATCAAGCGGCCCGTATTGAGTATGGCCGTCGGTATCCGCGCAACTATTCCGGCAAAGATGATCAGAGAGATTCCGTTGCCGACCCCCTTCTCGGACATCTGCTCACCGAGCCACATGATGAAGGCCGTGCCGGCGGTAAGCGTGATCACTGTCATCAACCTGAACCCCCAGCCGGGATTGGGGACAACCAGCTCACCCGCCGGGCCGCGCATGCTCTCCAGACCGATGCTGATGCCGAGGGCCTGCACCACGCTGAGCACTATCGTGCCGTAACGCGTGTACTGTATGATCTTCTTCCTGCCGGACTCCCCTTCCTTGGACAACTTTTCAATGGAAGGCACAACCACCGTCAACAATTGAAAAATGATGGACGATGAAATATAGGGCATGATGCCCAGAGCAAAGACAGTCAGCTTCTCCAGCGCACCCCCCGAAAACATGTCGAAAAGCCCGAGGAGTGTACCACGGGCTTGAGCGAAGAAGTGCGCAAGTGCGTTGCTGTCGATGCCGGGGGTCGGAATATGGCAGCCTACCCGGTAGACCGCCAGCATCCCCAGTGAAAAAAGCACTCGCTTCTTCAGTTCAGGTATCCGGAAGATGTTCTGAAATGCATCGATCAAAGTGAAATCTCCTCGACAGTACCACCTGCCGCT of Geobacter anodireducens contains these proteins:
- a CDS encoding deoxyribodipyrimidine photolyase translates to MNCGRIRSLLQGGEATAGPVIYWMSRDQRAADNWALIHAQELALARNAPLGVLFCLVPGFLGATARQYRFMLTGLEQTRAALNRLAIPFFLVTGDPGVEVAGFTRRHRVSHLVADFDPLRVKREWKRQVAGEIAIPFDEVDAHNIVPCWIASQRQEWGAYTIRPKIRRLLPDFMEPFPPLQRHPFPWQGALPSDAQWREAVDGMVLDESVPEVRWLAPGEGAAQTALAGFLENGLAGYATRRNNPAVMGQSGLSPWLHFGQLSAQRVAQATFAAAAPTESRDAFLEELIVRRELADNFCYFNDAYDRFDGFPEWAQRTLNRHRHDPRPQCYDLDVLEQGKTHDSLWNAAQLEMVRWGRMHGYLRMYWAKKLLEWASSPEDALRIAIQLNDRYELDGRDPNGYAGIAWSIGGVHDRPWAERPVFGMIRSMSRDGCRRKFDTDAYGRRVIVSPVTCAELVPSE
- a CDS encoding 50S ribosomal protein L17, coding for MRHNKAGRRLGRTTSHRIAMFRNMVTSLFAHERITTTDAKAKELRSIAEKMITLGKRGDLHAVRQAASYIRDKKVVTKLFSTIAPRYTEREGGYTRIIKLGIRPGDCAPLSVIELVEEQFEKKVKKSKPAAPAQAVSAKPAVEETGEIAAAQPQEPEVEISEVKDPAEECEAKAD
- a CDS encoding DNA-directed RNA polymerase subunit alpha (catalyzes the transcription of DNA into RNA using the four ribonucleoside triphosphates as substrates. Dimerization of the alpha subunit is the first step in the sequential assembly of subunits to form the holoenzyme); its protein translation is MYRNWRDLISPKKLQVESETLTNKYGKFYAEPFERGFGTTLGNSLRRVLLSSLQGAAITSVRIKGVLHEFSSIPGVTEDVTNIILNLKGVSLKMYGTEPKTVRIIHKGDGIITAGDIITDPQVEILNPEHHIATCSKDANFEMEMVVKVGKGYVPADRNRDEKAPVGTIPIDALFSPIRKVNFTVSNARVGQMTDYDKLTLEVWTNGSVIPEDAVAFAAKILKEQLSIFINFDEEAEPSGEAEVGEGESPINENLYRSVDELELSVRSANCLKNAGIKLIGELVSRTEAEMLKTQNFGRKSLNEIKDILAEMGLTLGMKLEGFPDPEVMRRLRGERKDEE
- a CDS encoding 30S ribosomal protein S4, coding for MARYTGPSCRLCRRENMELFLKGERCYTDKCAIKRRNYPPGQHGQGRPKVSNYGVQLREKQKVRRIYGILEKQFRSYFQEADRLKGVTGENLLSLLERRLDNVVYRLGFAASRTEARILVRHNHFTLNGKKANIPSIQLRAGDVIELKEKSRKIACINESLDAVVRRGIPQWLELEKEAYKGVVKILPVREDITMPIQEQLIVELYSK
- a CDS encoding 30S ribosomal protein S11, which encodes MASPSKKVVRKKKEKKNIPNGVAHIQATFNNTIITITDPVGNVVAWSSAGSKGFKGSRKSTPFAAQIAAEECARKAQEHGMRSVEVFVKGPGSGRESALRALQAAGFHVNFIRDVTPIPHNGCRPPKRRRV
- a CDS encoding 30S ribosomal protein S13, with amino-acid sequence MARIAGIDLPRNKRIEIALTYIFGIGRTTAQRILAETGVGADTRTDNLAESEVAKIRDYIDKNLKVEGDLRRDVSMDIKRLMDLGCYRGLRHRKGLPVRGQRTKTNARTRKGPARTVAGKKK
- the rpmJ gene encoding 50S ribosomal protein L36 (smallest protein in the large subunit; similar to what is found with protein L31 and L33 several bacterial genomes contain paralogs which may be regulated by zinc; the protein from Thermus thermophilus has a zinc-binding motif and contains a bound zinc ion; the proteins in this group have the motif) encodes the protein MKVRASVKKICDKCKIVKRKGVVRVICETPKHSQRQG
- a CDS encoding type I methionyl aminopeptidase; the protein is MIILKSPREIEKMRVSGRIVAEVLGILKARIRPGITTLELNELAEAEARRRKARPAFKGYNGFPYSLCCSVNEQVVHGMPNSRELVEGDIISLDFGVVVDGFYGDAAITVPVGSVRPAVLDLLAVTEESLQRAVEASVVGNRLSDISHAVQSYVEARGYSVVREFVGHGIGKNLHEGPQVPNFGEPGRGVKLKAGMVLAIEPMINEKGHHVTILSDGWTAVTCDKGMSAHFEHTVAITENGPDILSKL
- a CDS encoding adenylate kinase (essential enzyme that recycles AMP in active cells; converts ATP and AMP to two molecules of ADP), whose translation is MNLVFLGPPGAGKGTQANLLTRAYGVPQISTGEILRAAVASKTPMGVKAKEYMEQGALVPDSVVVGIVEERLVSPDCASGFILDGFPRTVAQADALKQVLGALGKQIEHVVSFEVDKGVLLERIVGRRVCRACGRAFHVAFDPPRAEGVCDACGGELYQREDDREDTMRRRLEVYDEQTAPLKSYYEGEMLLRKVNALEPIEDVQRQIALLVESSNG
- a CDS encoding preprotein translocase subunit SecY, whose translation is MIDAFQNIFRIPELKKRVLFSLGMLAVYRVGCHIPTPGIDSNALAHFFAQARGTLLGLFDMFSGGALEKLTVFALGIMPYISSSIIFQLLTVVVPSIEKLSKEGESGRKKIIQYTRYGTIVLSVVQALGISIGLESMRGPAGELVVPNPGWGFRLMTVITLTAGTAFIMWLGEQMSEKGVGNGISLIIFAGIVARIPTAILNTGRLIKTGQISLFVILLVVALMFLVIAAIVYVERGQRRLPIHYAKRVVGLKTYGGQTSHLPLKVNMAGVIPPIFASSIIMFPATVANFINVPWVQTVAKSLTPGNWAYEIFYVAFIIFFCYFYTAVSFNPVDVAENVKKHGGYIPGIRPGKETSDYLDRVLTKLTFAGALYISAVCVLPSVLVGKFNLPFYFGGTALLIAVGVGMDTAAQIESHLITRSYEGFMKGVRVRGRR